CACCACTCTTGTTTAAGAGCGACCATCTCATTGATATATGATATAATTTCCCTAACATTGGCATTAGGATTTACCAATCTGAATATCCGATTTATAGTTTCTTTCGCTTCATTTTCTGTTTCTCCAAATGCTTCAACAAACAGTTTGTTGAATATACTTCGATAGTCGGTAATAACAGGAGGAGCAACACGATAAACAATAGGGAAAGTTTTATTGATAAAATACTTGGTCAGTTGTTTCGTTTGTTCGTCGGTCTCATCTCCGAATGCACAAGCTAAATGTGTTTCATCGAAAGGAATAACAGCCCAAACATTTTCAAAACCGCTATCGGCGAAGAACGTATGGATAGAAGACCATAATTCTTTTACTTTTTCAGCGGGGAGACGATCCATGTTGTCAAAAACAAGGACTAATTTACGTTGTCCTTTTTCCTTGATAAAATCAGAAATGTCTTGCATCCATGTTTTGAACTCGTAAACCGTTGGTTCGTCTTCGCTCAAAGTCTCATAGCAAACGTCCTTTTCGACTTTATCTTGATAAATAGCTAACATATAACTCCATCCATATTTATGATCTTTGCTATATGCCCATTTCCAAACGCACAATGCAATAAGAACTGGCAGTGCAGCTATGATAATAGACAATAAAGAAAACCACCATGTTGTGGGTGTAGGTTTTACTGCATACGCAATAAATGTAAATATCGGAGTTAAAACTGCAACCAAAAATGCCGCAACCATACCATTACTGATAAGGGGATATTTTTCGGTTACGGTCTCCGTTTTACGGGCTAATAAATATTTCAGCTTTTCAGACCATGATACGGTTTTCGTACCTCCACCTTTGACTTTTATTGTTGCATTTCCAGATAGGATACCATCATCAATAAGTTTGCTTGTAAGCAATTCCAATATAGAGCGGCGTTGCAAGTCCTCTTGATGTCCCCATGCGTCATACTCAAAAAAGTAATAGTCGTCTGATAATTCACGTTCCAACATTTTAACCACGTTGGATTTTCCAGATCCCCAAATACCTTCGATGCCGATAATTCGAGGTAAAGTACATTCCTCATCCAATGAATCATTCTGACAAAAATGGCGAGCAATAGTTTTTGCCAACCTTTCTTGCGAACCTCCATCGAATTTGTCAATACCACACGGTTTATTTTGGATAAACCGCGGATATTGCTGTTTGGATTGTAGTTTTGTTTCCATATACGTAATTTATTGATTATACGAACTCCAAATAATTCTCCCGATTTACCACATGAAACTCGGCATAGGGATAGGCTTCTTGGAAGGCTTTCGGTGCGGCCGGCATTTTATTTCCCCACTTGAACTCCAAGGCGGTAAGACTGTCGGCACTCTCCTCAATCAGGTCGATTTCCTGTTTGTCGTAGGTGCGCCAGAAATAGAACTCCCTGTGCAGTCCCTCATTGAAGTTCGCTTTGCGCCGCTCTCCGATGATGTAGTTCTCCCACAGCGCACCGACATCCTGCCGAATGGCCAGCGGTGAGAAAGCCCCGATAATGGCATTGCGAATGCCGTTGTCGTAGAAGTACCACTTGCCAGCTTTTGTAACCTCCTTGCGTAGGTTACGCGAATAAGCCCCCAGACGATAGATAACGAAGACCTTTTCCAATAGGTCGAGGTATTTTTCAACGGTCGTCTTGCTCATGCCGAGTTGTTTACCTAACTCTTCGTAAGAAACTTCGCTGCCCAACTGAAAAGCTATCAATCGCAGTAGATCGCGCATCTTGCTCGAATTTTTTAAGCCGTCAATTGCTAAGATATCTTTAAGCAGGTATGCACCGACAATATCACGTAGGTAGTCTGTTTTACGTTCATAGTTCTCCATCATTACTACTTCGGGATAGGAACCGTAAATCAAGCGCGCTTCGAGGTTCTGGCGGGTTTCAAGTGCCGTTTCCGTCTGTGCGATTTCCCGTTGCGAGAATGGTGTAAGGAGAAATTGCGTACTGCGGCCGACCAACGGTTCACCAGTCTTATTCAGCAAATCGAATGACGAAGAACCACTTGCCAAGACACTTATTCCCGGTATTTCATCAACTATCAACTTCAGAATACTACCGATTTGTGGTATGTTCTGTGCCTCATCAATAGCCAGCAAATCAATACCATCCAATAAATGCCGATAATTGGCTATTGAGCGATTCTCCAATAGTGCTAATGTGTCGTAGTCTTCGCCGTTGAGCATCATCGTCCTACCTGAATAGTTGTCCACAATTTTACGCATCATTACCGTTTTACCAACACGGCGAGCACCAAAAATCAGTACTGCTTTATTGGGCGCGATTCGTGCTGTAATCTTCTCTTGAAGTATTCTATTTACTGTTTCCATACCTTATAAAATATAATGCAAAGATAATCATATTTTTTTAATTGGCGAATTTTACAAAAAAAACGGGCTATTAAATGGCGATTTTTACAACCACAATCTTATGGAAGTTGTTTCATTGTTTTTAGTAATGATATATGTTCATACTATGATGACTCAATAATTTACCAGACATACGTTTCTGAAATTTGTCCTTATAGGAATGAAAAACTCACATATATTGTGCTAATTAATATATAATTAAATGAAAATAAAAAGACAGGATACGAGTATTCCTGTCTTCTCATATGTAATGGATATTTTTTTATTTTCTCATCCGCTCCAACTCCTCATCACGCAACATTCTCTCGTTCAGTTTTTCCTGCATCCTGTCAATGAAATAGGTGCGGCTTTCGTTCTTCCGGCGTTTGATATCAGTGTAGAAGCGGTAGCAGTCTTTAGAATCAACCCCGAATATCTTATAGAGAAGTGGGGCGAGCTGTTTGAGCGGCATATTGCCGTTGTTGATGCAGCCCATCACGTCTATGCCGTAGATAAGTTCCACGAGGTCGATGGCATTGCCCGTCCATTGAAGAAGGCTGGCGGTGGTTTCTGTTGCGTTGTTGGCGGATATTAGTGGTGGCACTTGGGGCGTGGCAAGGAATTTCTGCATCTTTCTTACGAAAGACAGAGCCTTGCTGACGTAGGCGGCAATCTCTCTTTTTTCTTCTGACAGATTACGTACGGGATGGTGCTGCAACTCGATTTCGATGTAGGCAAGCGCGATGACGGTAAGGTTCATGTCCATGCCGCCGTTGCACAGTTCGATCACTTGGGTGGCGAAAGCCGTGTATGCCGTTTCCATATTGCAGTCGCCGGCTTCGTTTATCAGGCGGAAAAAGTCGGTTTCCGCCAGCAAGAAATAATTCATGGTTCTGTCAATTTTGAAAATTACACTTTGTTTTCTGCGTGCGCACATGAATATAATTGGCAAAAAACGCGGCAGAAAATAAAAAATCCAACACTCAATTTTACAAAGTGCTGGATTTCAGAGGTATAAAATTCAGTATTTTTTCACAAGGACAAATTATCTCCGACTTAAATTGTTTGTAATCGGAACATTTATTCTATTCCTGAAAATAGAAATGTATGCTTGCCGCACATTTTGGCTATCTTGCTTTTTTATCAAGGATATAGATAATGCGACATACACCGTTGGGATAGCTTTTCAAAGAGGAAAGCGTCCAGTGTTGCTCTGGCAGAGCCGACTTAAAAAAATGTCGTCCGCTTCCGGATATGAAAGGAACGGTGTATAGTATGATTTCATCCACAGCGTGCATCCGCAGCAGTCCGTTTATATAGTCTGCCGTGTCCGGTGTGGCTTCCGCGAGGTAACGGATGTTTGTGCAGTCTTTTCTCCATTCGTGCAGCATTGAAATGGAATAGTCCGGTGTCACACGGTAAAAGGCTTTCTTCCTGATTTCATCAAGACCGCAACGGTCAAGGCACAAATCCTGATGTGCTTTATCATATAACTCTGAAGAAAGACATCCGTCCATCGTCAGTACGGCGAGAATCTGAACTTTACCCATAATCGTTTCCTTTCGTTAGGCAAGGGTAAAAAAGTAGCGTGCAATTCACACTACCTTCAAGCGATGGCTCTGGTAAAGCCTTTACGGAGAGTACGTGAATGCACGCTATGCGTAAGCATAGCATAAGCATCACGCAATCGTCTCCGTAGTTCCAATTTACCAGATTTTCGCTTGAAACGCCTTGCGGTCTTATCCTATATGTTGGCGGCGAAAAGCTCCTGCCAATCGCCGTTTTTCTCAAATGTTATGCAAAGATAGCCAAATTCAGTGAATTACGGGCTATGATTGCTTGAATTTATATTTAAGTCCATACTCTTCAAGTTTGCTGTATAGTGTTGTCCTGCCTATGCCGAGCAGTTCTGCGGCGACACTCCGGTTGCCGTTTGCCTGTTTCAACGCACGCAATATCCGCTCCTTATCCTCCGCGTCATTGCGCAAGGCGAAGCTGACAGTAGAGGTCGGTTTCGTCACGGCAAGTTCCAGATGCTCTTTCATGACAACACCTTCCTGCGCCTGCAATACAGCACCCATAACTTTCTGCCGAAGTTCCCGCACGTTGCCCGGCCATGCGTGTGTCAGCAACGCTTTACGTGCTTCGGAACTGAACCCGCTCACGCTACACTCCAGCTCTCTGTTTGCCATATCACGGAAGAACTCTGCCAGCGGCATAATGTCTTCTTGACAGTCACGCAACGGAGGAACGGTTATCCCGAAGTCGTGCAGGCGGTACAGAAGATCCTGCCGAAAACGCTTTTCATTCACCGATACCTCCAAATCTTCATTGGTAGCAGCGATGATGCGGACATTGAAATTCCGGTCTGCCTTGTCTCCGACCGGGCGATACCGCCTCTCCTGTATGGCACGGAGCAACATCTGTTGGGTTTCCAACGCGAGGTTTCCTACCTCGTCCAGAAACAACGTGCCGCCTTCCGCCTCATGGAAATATCCTTTCTTGGCATTGTCCGCACCTGTAAATGCACCTTTGACGTGTCCGAAGAAAGCCGACGGTGCAAGCTCTTTGGAGAGTGAACCGCAGTCCACCGCCACAAATGGCTTGCCTGCACGTTTGCTCTTGTCATGCAACAGGTGGGCAATATGCTCCTTGCCCGTGCCGTTCTCACCAAATATCATCACGCTCATATCGGTGGCGGCTACCAGCCTTATGCGGTGCATGATTTTCTGAAAGGCGGAACCTTCACGGGCGAATATAGGCATACGGCGTTGTCCTGCCTGACGTTCTTTCAGTATGGAACGGATCAGGGGGACAAGTTTATCCTCCACAAGCTGTTTGGGAATATAGTCTATCGAGCCGAGTTTCATGCTTTCCACGGCGGTATTAACTTCGGCGTAGTCGGTCATAATGATGAAGGGCTGCATCTTTCCCTCCTTTCGCATCCAGCACAAAAGGTCTATGCCACTGCCGTCAGGCAGACGCAGGTCGGCAACCACGATATCATTATCTGTTGCCTGTTGCAGATGTTTCTTCGCGGTTGAGAGGTGGTAAGCCTTCATATTGCGGTAGCCCTCCCGTGACAGCATATTGCAGACATATTCGCAATACACGATGTTGTCTTCCACCACAATTATTTTTGTCTTATTCATCTTCGTATTTTCTCCTTTCCTCTTCTGCCAACCGTATTATTTCCACTCCCTTATCCAGCACGGCAGTCACGGCATGGCTTAACGCTTCACCATCCGGGAGAGCATCGCCACGAAGCAATCCGTAAAGTACATTCAGCGGTTGGTCGGCACGGAGCACCTCCCACGAACTGCGCAGGTGGTGGATCAGGGAATCCAGCTTTTGCAGGTCTTTTTCTTTTGCTGCATCCCGTACCGCCTGCATTTCCTTTTCTGTTTCAGTTATCAACTTTTCCAGCATGACGGCTTCATTGCCATAGGACAATAAGGCGGAAAAGTCCGGTTTCCCGTCCGGTGTCGCTTTTATGGCACACCTGTCGGAAACCTCCATCAGTTCCGATATGGAGAACGGTTTGAACAGGCATCCGGCAAAGCCTTTTGCCAATAGTTCCCCTTTGTTACAACTGCCCGAAGCGGTTGCCACAACCACCGGGATTGTTGGTGAATTGCCCACGTTGGACGAACGCAACAGTTCCAGCAATTCGAAACCGTTTATATCGGGCATATTCAAGTCTGTCAGCAACAGGCTGTATTCTTTCTGGCGTATCATTTCCATCAGTGCCGCAGCATCGGTGCAAGTGTCGCAGTGTATTCCTTCTTGGGAATACATCTCTTTCAGCATCAGAAGTAATACCTCATCATTGTCAATGG
The Prevotella melaninogenica DNA segment above includes these coding regions:
- a CDS encoding ATP-binding protein, coding for METVNRILQEKITARIAPNKAVLIFGARRVGKTVMMRKIVDNYSGRTMMLNGEDYDTLALLENRSIANYRHLLDGIDLLAIDEAQNIPQIGSILKLIVDEIPGISVLASGSSSFDLLNKTGEPLVGRSTQFLLTPFSQREIAQTETALETRQNLEARLIYGSYPEVVMMENYERKTDYLRDIVGAYLLKDILAIDGLKNSSKMRDLLRLIAFQLGSEVSYEELGKQLGMSKTTVEKYLDLLEKVFVIYRLGAYSRNLRKEVTKAGKWYFYDNGIRNAIIGAFSPLAIRQDVGALWENYIIGERRKANFNEGLHREFYFWRTYDKQEIDLIEESADSLTALEFKWGNKMPAAPKAFQEAYPYAEFHVVNRENYLEFV
- a CDS encoding RteC domain-containing protein, whose translation is MNYFLLAETDFFRLINEAGDCNMETAYTAFATQVIELCNGGMDMNLTVIALAYIEIELQHHPVRNLSEEKREIAAYVSKALSFVRKMQKFLATPQVPPLISANNATETTASLLQWTGNAIDLVELIYGIDVMGCINNGNMPLKQLAPLLYKIFGVDSKDCYRFYTDIKRRKNESRTYFIDRMQEKLNERMLRDEELERMRK
- a CDS encoding dihydrofolate reductase family protein, whose product is MGKVQILAVLTMDGCLSSELYDKAHQDLCLDRCGLDEIRKKAFYRVTPDYSISMLHEWRKDCTNIRYLAEATPDTADYINGLLRMHAVDEIILYTVPFISGSGRHFFKSALPEQHWTLSSLKSYPNGVCRIIYILDKKAR
- a CDS encoding sigma-54-dependent transcriptional regulator, whose protein sequence is MNKTKIIVVEDNIVYCEYVCNMLSREGYRNMKAYHLSTAKKHLQQATDNDIVVADLRLPDGSGIDLLCWMRKEGKMQPFIIMTDYAEVNTAVESMKLGSIDYIPKQLVEDKLVPLIRSILKERQAGQRRMPIFAREGSAFQKIMHRIRLVAATDMSVMIFGENGTGKEHIAHLLHDKSKRAGKPFVAVDCGSLSKELAPSAFFGHVKGAFTGADNAKKGYFHEAEGGTLFLDEVGNLALETQQMLLRAIQERRYRPVGDKADRNFNVRIIAATNEDLEVSVNEKRFRQDLLYRLHDFGITVPPLRDCQEDIMPLAEFFRDMANRELECSVSGFSSEARKALLTHAWPGNVRELRQKVMGAVLQAQEGVVMKEHLELAVTKPTSTVSFALRNDAEDKERILRALKQANGNRSVAAELLGIGRTTLYSKLEEYGLKYKFKQS